Genomic DNA from Comamonas antarctica:
GCGCTGTCGGCACTGGACCAGGGCTTCGAGGTGTATGTGATCGCCGATGCCTGCGGCGATGTCTCCACCGAAGCGCATGAGCGCGCCATGGAGCGCATGGTGCAGGCCGGCGCGCGCCCCATCACCTCGCTGCAATACCTGCTGGAGCTGCAGCGCGACTGGGCCCGCGGCGAAACCTATGACCTGACCACCGGCATTGCAAAGAAGTTCGGCGGCGCCTACGGTATCGGCATCAACTACGCCAAGAGCATGTTCAACGCCCACGAAGGCTGATCGCCGCGGCCCCGGGCGCCAGGCTGCGGGGCACTTGACTGACCCATTGCATTCCCGGAGACAAACCATGCCGACGCCGACCCCGTCCACCACGCCCGATCTGATCCTGTTCAACGGCCGCTTCACCACGCTCGACCGCAGCAACCCCACGGCCAACGCCGTGGCCATTGCCGACGGCCGCTTCGTCCACGTGGGCAGCAATGCCGAGGTCATGGCGCTGGCCGGCGCCGGCACGCGGCGCATCGACCTGCAGGGCCGCAGCGCGCTGCCCGGGCTGATCGACAACCACCTGCACATCATCCGCGGCGGGCTCAACTTCAACATGGAACTGCGCTGGGACGGTGTGCGCAGCCTGGCCGATGCAATGGCGATGCTGCGCGCCCAGGTCGACATCACGCCCGCGCCGCAGTGGGTGCGCGTGGTCGGCGGCTTCACCGAACACCAGTTCGCCGAAAAGCGGCTGCCCACGCTGGAAGAACTCAACGCCGCGGCGCCCGACACGCCGGTGTTCATCCTGCACCTCTACGACCGCGCGCTGCTCAACGGCGCCGCGCTGCGCGCCGTCGGCTACACCCGCGACACGCCCGCGCCGCACGGCGGCGAAATCCTGCGCGACAGCGCCGGCAATCCCACCGGCCTGCTGCTGGCCAAGCCCAATGCCGCCATCCTCTACGCCACGCTGGCGCTCGGCCCCAAGCTGCCGCGCGAGTACCAGATCAATTCCACGCGCCACTTCATGCGCGAACTCAACCGCCTGGGCGTGACCGGCGCCATCGACGCGGGCGGCGGGTTCCAGAACTATCCCGACGATTACGCGGTCATCGAGGAACTGGCCGAAGCCGACCAACTCACCATCCGCCTGGCCTACAACCTGTTCACGCAAAAGCCCAAGCAGGAGAAGGAAGACTTCCTCAACTGGACGGCGAACTCGCAATACAAGCAGGGCACCGACTACTTCCGCCACAACGGCGCGGGTGAGATGCTGGTGTTCTCGGCCGCCGATTTCGAGGATTTTCGCCAGCCGCGCCCCGAACTCGAAGCCGGCATGGAGGACGACCTGGAAGAAGTCGTGCGCATCCTGGCGCAGAACCGCTGGCCCTGGCGCATGCATGCGACCTATGACGAGACCATCAGCCGCGCGCTCGATGTGTTTGAAAAGGTCAACAAGGACACACCGCTTGCCGGCCTGAACTGGTTCTTCGACCACGCCGAAACGATTTCCGAGCGCTCGATCGAACGCGTGGCCGCGCTGGGCGGCGGCGTCGCCGTGCAGCACCGCATGGCCTACCAGGGCGAATACTTCGTCGAGCAATATGGCGCGCGCGCCGCCGAGGCCACCCCGCCCGTCAAGCGCATGCTGGAGATGGGCGTCAAGACCTCGGCCGGCACGGATGCCACACGGGTTGCAAGCTACAACCCCTGGGTCTCGCTGTCGTGGCTGGTCACGGGCCGCACCGTGGGCGGCCTGCAGCTCACGCCGCAGCGCAATTGCCTCGACCGCGAACAGGCGCTGCGCATGTGGACCGAGAACGTCACCTGGTTCTCGAACGAGGAAGGCAAGAAGGGCCGCATCGAGGTGGGCCAGCTGGCCGACCTGGTCTTGCCCGACCGCGATTTCTTTGCCTGCCCCGAATCCGACATCGCCGACACCTCGGCGCTGCTCACAGTGGTCGGCGGCAAGGTGGTCTACGGCGCGGGCGACTTCGCCCAGTTCGACGAAGCGCAGCTGCCGCCCGCCATGCCCGACTGGTCGCCGGTGCGCCGCTATGGCGGCTACGGTGCCTGGGGCGCGAAAGACAGCGGCCCGCTGCAAGCCATGGCGCGCCAGGCCGCGGCTGCGTGTGCCTGTGCCAGCGCCTGCAATGTGCATGGCCACGCGCATGGCGGCGCCTGGAATGCGCAGTTGCCCACCTCCGATGCGAAAAGCTTCTGGGGCGCGCTGGGCTGCGCCTGCTGGGCGGTGTGAACATGGCCGATACCAAGAACCCATCGGCCGCGGGCAGTTTCGCGGCGCTGCGCCAGCCGGTGTTTGCCGTGCTCTGGGCCGCCACCGTGCTGGGCAACACCGGCAGCTTCATGCGCGATGTCGCGAGCTCCTGGCTCGTGACCGATCTGTCGGCCAGCCCGACGGCCGTGGCGCTGATCCAGACCGCGGCCACGCTGCCGATCTTCCTGCTGGCCATTCCGGCCGGCGTGCTTTCGGACATCCTCGACCGCCGGCGCTTCCTGATCTTCGTGCAACTGGTGCTGGCCTCGGTCAGCGGCACGCTGCTGCTGCTGTCGCACACCGGCGCGCTCACCGTCGAATACCTGATTGCGCTGACCTTCATCGGCGGCATCGGCGCGGCGCTGATGGGGCCGACCTGGCAATCCATCGTGCCCGAGCTGGTGCCGCGCGCAGACCTCAAGGGCGCGGTGGCGCTGAACTCGCTGGGCATCAACATCGCGCGCGCCATCGGCCCCGCCGCGGGCGGCCTGATCCTCGCGAGCTTTGGCGCGGCGGCGGCCTATGGCCTTGATGTGCTGAGCTATGTGTTCGTGATTGGTGCCCTGCTCTGGTGGAAGCGCCCCAAGGCCGTCGATTCCGGGTTGTCCGAAAACTTCGTGGGCGCGTTTCGCGCTGGCCTGCGCTACACCTGGGCCAGCCAGGAGCTGCACCGCGTGCTGCTGCGCGCCGCCGTGTTCTTCCTGTTTGCCAGCGCGGTCTGGGCGCTGCTGCCGCTGGTCGCGCGGCAGATGCTGGGCGGCACCGCCGGCTTCTATGGCGTGATGCTGGGCGCGGTCGGTGCCGGCGCGATTGCGGGTGCGCTGGTCATGCCGCATCTGCGCCGCTGGCTCGATGCCGACGGCCTGGTGCTGCTGGCCTCGGTGGTCAGCGCCGCGGTCATGGGCGCACTGGTGTTCGCGCCGCCGCAATGGCTGGCAGTCGTGCTGATGCTGCTGCTGGGCATGGGCTGGATCACGGCACTGACGACGTTCAACAGCGTGGCCCAGGCCATCCTGCCGAACTGGGTGCGCGGCCGCGGCCTGGCGGTCTACCTCACGGTGTTCAACGGCGCGCTCGCCGCGGGCAGCCTGGGCTGGGGCCTGCTGGCCCGTGCCATCGGCCTGCCCTGGGCGCTGGCCGCGAGCGCAGCCGGCCTGGTGATCGTCGCCCTGCTGTTCCACCGCGCCCGACTTCCATCCGGCGAGGCCGACCTGCAGCCCTCGAACCACTGGCCAGAGCCGCTGCTCGGCGAGCCCGTGGCGCACGACCGCGGCCCGGTCATGATCCAGATCACCTATCAGGTGCGCGCCGAAAATCGCCCCGCGTTTCTTGCCGCGATCCGGCGCCTGTCGCAGGAACGGCTGCGCGATGGCGCCTATGCCTGGGGCGTGATGGAGCACAGCGCCGAGAGCGAACAAATCATGGAATGGTTCCTGGTTGCGTCGTGGGCCGAACATCTGCGCCAGCACCAGCGCGTATCGAAAGCCGATGCGGATCTGCAGGGCGAGGTGCTGCAGTGGCACAGCGGTCCGGACAGACCGCAGGTGCAGCACTTTCTGGCGCTGGCGCGGTAGCCAAGCGGTTGTCCGCTGCAGAAACACGCAGGGCCTGCGCGCCTTGCGCGCCCACTGCCCGCGACAGGCGTGTTTTCAAAACGACAAATCCATCGCGGTCAACATCAAAACTCTATAGATAGATTAAATCTATGATGTAATAAATTCCAATAGTGAAATCAATTTCAACATCAGATGCGAAACCAGCTTCCACCCTGCCGTCCGCGTCCCATGCACGCCGAAGATACCGGAGGCACTGCCCATGCGTAATCCTCAGCCGGCCAACAGCACCGGGATGCATGCTCCCCCGTCTTCACCGTGTATCGAGGGCATGCGCCGGCCGCGGCCATCTACGGAAGAAGACGACGACGTCGTCACAGTGAAGCGAAGCTACCTGCCCGCAGATGCATTGGAACAGGATGCCGCGCAGCCGCTGCTGTCTGCGTCGGGTCAATGGTCGCCCTCTGCCACTGCGCAAACCCGCAACAGCGCGCCGGCCGCCGATGTGGAGTGGCAGCAGGTGCTCAACGAAGTGCTCGCGCATGCCGTTGAAACTCACGACCGCCACGGGGTGACGATCATGCTGAACCGTGGCGCGGATGTGAACTTCGTGGATCCGCTGACCGCCGATACTCCACTGCTCCTTGCGATGGACAACCTCGATGCAGGCATGACGGAGCTTCTTCTTGCCAGCGGCGCCGATCCGAATCTCGTGGACCCCATCAGCGGAAACACCCCACTGATGGTTGCGCTCTTCGAACAGAACCCGATCGCCGCCGGATTGCTGGTGGCATATGGCGCAGATGAAGATCTTGCCAACCCTCGCAACGGGCAAACCGCCTGGCTGATTGCACAGCGGCATGGGTATGGGCAGGAACTGGGCACGCTGCTTGCGCAGCGCCAGTCATGCGAGGAGCAGTCCGACTCCGACTCCGACTCCGGGCCGCAGCCTTTGCCGGTGCGGGCTGACGGTCAGGACAATGCCCTGCCCTTGCCGGGCGCAGTGAACGGCTGCGAAATCGACGGTACGGACACCTGTGAAATCCTGCAGGAAACGTATGCTGAAGTGCACGTGACCGTCACCTGCCCGGCCGTCAGCAGTGACTCGACAGATACCGCATCCCCAGGCCATTTATACGCATACCTGCTGGGCGCCCTCTCAGCGCCATGGCAAACCTACCCGGCGTGAAGGCCCAACAGCTTGTATGTGTTCATCTGACCCGAGTTGGAGACACTGGGTGTGGCCACACCACCAGAACCCTCAGGAATTTCCACATGCAAAACCAGCTGCGGCTCCCTCATCCACTGTCTGTTTACTCCAGAGTCGTGAAAGCAACTGCAAATGCGTGTTCCCAGGCCAGCCAACAGCACAGGCGTGTGCGCTCCCCGGTTTCCACCAGGTATCGCGGGCATGCGCCGGTCACGGCCGCCTGAAGAAGAGGACGACGACGTGTTCACGGCCGGGCGAAGCTACGTTGGCCCAGACCTCCTGGAGCAGGATACCGCGCAGCCCCTGCTGCCCGCAATGGTTCCAGCGGCACCGCGCGCCACGGGCGAAACCCTTATGGCCGCACTGGCGGCCGATGCGCAGTCGCAACTGATGCTGGACAGGAGGCTGATCGACGCGGTTGAACGCGCGGAGCCCCTGGAAGTGTGGAGGCTGCTAAAGGGTGGAGCGAATGTGAACTTCGTCGATTCGCGGACCGGCGTCACCCCCCTCATCGTGGCAATGTCCATGCCTTTTGGGAACACGATGAAAATTCTGCTGGCGCACGGTGCAGATCCCAATTTCATCAATCCCTTCGACGGGAACACCCCCAGATGGTCGCGCTCTACAGCAGCAACTTTCACGCCATCGGGGTGCTGGTGGAACATGGCGCAAATGAACATCTTGCCAATCCATACAACGGGCATACCGCCTGGGGGATTGCGCAGTGGCAAGGGGTTGGGCATGAGCTGAGTGCGATGCTCGCGCAACGCGATTCACGCGTGGAGCAGTCCGGCACCGACCCTGCCCCGCTGCCATGGTCGGCAAGAGCTGACAACCAGCACAATGTCCAGGTGTTGCCAGGAGCAGTGAACCCCGACGATACCGATGGCATGGAGACGAATCAGACCATGTCGGACATCGACCTTCCCACGCCAGTTGCCGCTCCCTACCCGGCTGTCATCAATGTCCCGGCGCACATCGAACCGACAGGCGTTTTGCTCCCTTTCTTGCCGACAGCTCCTTGCGGGCCTTGGCACACCAATTAGGCGCCATGTTGCCGGCCTCCGGGCCGGCATCCCGCATCAAGGCATCAGCGCAAACCGGTCGCGCTGCGCCAATGCGCATTGATTCATCACCGTCAACGTGCGCTCGACGGTGGATTGGCCAATCACAAAAGGATTGGCAGGCGTGCCCGGGTCCTGGCGCAGTTTCTCCAGCTTGGCCTGCGAACCATCCATGCGCGAATGGTTGGACAGCATCACATCGATGCCCTCGCTGCGCGAAAGACTGGCCATGCGCTGCGTGGAGGCGCCATAGGCTTCAAGCCGCGGTATGTCCTTGCCGAAGTTGAAGCCCGTGCCGCCCCACAGCAGCACGCGGTGCGTCTTGCCCTGCCACGCCACATCGAACACCGAAGCCAGCGTGCCCCAGGTGTGGCCGGGAATCACATGCAGCGTGACACTGGTGTTGCCCAGCGTGATGCGGTCCCCATCCTTGACCGAGATATCGCGCTTGGGCGGCGCCCCCCAGATCGGCGTTGCGAACTCCAGCCGCGTTTCGGTCATGGTCCAGTCCAGATCGCTCATCACCACCCGCGCACCATACTTCTGCGCGAGATACGGCGCACCGCCATAGTGGTCGCCATGCCCATGCGACACGATGATGTAGCGAATGCGCGCCGGATCCAGCCCCTGCTTGCGCAACCCGCCCTCGATCAGCGTCGCAGCCTCCATGGGCGTGTTCAGCGCATCGATCAGAATGATGCCCTCGGACGTATCGATGGCCCAGGCACTCGACCAGTCGCCGCCCACGAAATACAGATTGTCAAACGCCCGCCCCGGCGGCGGAGCCGGCTTGCCAATCAGCGCCCGCAACCCCTTCTCCATATCCTCCTGCCCCGCCCGCGCAGCCGGCGCCGGTTTGCACAGCGTGAGCACTTCGCCCAGGTCGGTTCCGGCGGCTCGGGTAGCTGCATGGACATGTGCGGCGACCGTTGCCTCCGAAGGTGCTGCAACTTGTTTCGCTGTGCCGCCGCAGCCATAAAGGCTGGCAATGCCGGCCAGCAGGCAGAGGCTTAGAGTGCGTTGTGAGAGGGGTTTCATTCAGCTCGGCTCCGTGCTTTTTTGTTGGCTGTTGCTTATCTCGCGACTGTGAAATCGGAGTTGACGACATGTTTGTTGATTACATCCCAGTGACCGTATCGCATTCTTCGAGCCGCCCTGTCCGTCGGCTGACGACGGACTCTGCGATGTGGGTCAGGACTGTGTCTGCTACCAGCTGCCATTTGACAAGGGAATCGTGCCTGATAAGTTGACCCTGTTGGGACGCTGTGGCGACAACGTACCGCATAGGTGCTCGGCAGTGCGCAACACAGTGAGAGATATGATGCGTCAATAATTTTAAATTAAATCATTGACTACTAAAAAAGCCCAAGGGAATGGGCACAGAGAGGGGTGATTTCAGGGCGAAAAAACGGTACCAATGCAATGCCCTGGACTACTTATCGCGAGTTATCGGAGTAGGCATAGCCCTAGCATTCCAAACCTATGTTCGAAAACGCGCAAAAGCTCATGTGTTCCTATCAGCTGCCAGCAGCCCAACCTGCGGCACCTGATGACCGAGTGCTTCAGGCTAATTGCCGCCGGTCAGGTTTGACCATCGAACAGCAAGCTGACGTCGAGATCTGTCATTAGCCATCCACACGGGCAGCGGGCATCACCGTTCCGCTATATTGGCACGTGAAACACGAGCACAGTCAAGAATAACTCGCGGTTCTTGTCGCCGCTGCTATGAAGGACGTATCGGACGCCACTCTCGTGCGGCCATGTAACGGCACGCTTAAAATTTTCGTGCGCCTTGGCTACAGCGTCGATGCCGGTGAGGACAGTCGAGGTCTGGGTACCGCGAATAAATACGAGGATCGCCATTTTGCCATCGCGCCAGGTCGCGTAGCCGAGGAGCTGGTCGATTGCTTCGCGAAACGCCTTCGGCCCCTTCCAAAACTTGCACTCGGCAATGAAGACGTTGCGGTCGCCCTCTCGTAGAAGAATGTCGGTTTTACCTCCCATATTGAAGGTCTCGCCCGTCGCCTTTCCTTCAAACTGACCGTTGAGCTGCACAAGAAAGTGCTGCCGCAGGGCTTCTTCGTTCATGGACTTGAAGGCATCGGGACTGCGCTCCATTACCAACGCCATGTCCTGAACGACTTTCAGAATGCGTTCGTACAACTCCATAGCAAGCGCCGGTTCCGGCTTGAACTGCGCCGTTGTCGTAGGCGGTAGGGTCAGGACTGCCTTGCGCTTTACCGTCGGAAGCGCGTAGGTCTTCGGCGCGTCGGCCCGTCGCCGGATCGGGATACCGAGCGCCTCCGCGCGCTGCGACTGCGCAAGCAGCCGTTCGCGACGTTGGTGGATCGACTGCCCTGCAGCGGCGGAGAGATTCTGGTTGTGCGCATCGATCATCGGACGCTGCCATCCCAGATACTGCTCAATCTCTTTCAGGGTCTGTTCGGCAAGTGCGCGGATGTCGCGGGGCTGGTCGGCAGGTGTGTCGTACCGAAGAACGACTTCGTTTTTTTCGATGACAGCGCGAGGCGGATTGAGCGAATACGTGCTGGCCTTCGCGTAAAACAGCTCGCTCTCGCCCTCAAATGGGATATGGACTTCGACACGCCCGCCTGCCACCATGACCGGGCGGCTTCGGTCATCGATAAAGCGCATAGGATCGTGCCGGACATCGACCGGTACGTTCTCATGATCGGCATACCACTTGTCTCGTTGCAACGTGATCGGTGTTATGCCGTATTTCTCAACCAAATAGCGCTTCAGGTCCTCGGGCGGTGTATTGAGTAACCGGTTTTGGTCGAGTCCTTCGACTTCCTGATACATCTTCTGTAGGTTTAGTCGTATGGAATGCTCAAGGTCATGGGTGATGAATAGAAGTCCTTTGCTTTTGTCGATGGTGCCGAAC
This window encodes:
- a CDS encoding amidohydrolase; the encoded protein is MPTPTPSTTPDLILFNGRFTTLDRSNPTANAVAIADGRFVHVGSNAEVMALAGAGTRRIDLQGRSALPGLIDNHLHIIRGGLNFNMELRWDGVRSLADAMAMLRAQVDITPAPQWVRVVGGFTEHQFAEKRLPTLEELNAAAPDTPVFILHLYDRALLNGAALRAVGYTRDTPAPHGGEILRDSAGNPTGLLLAKPNAAILYATLALGPKLPREYQINSTRHFMRELNRLGVTGAIDAGGGFQNYPDDYAVIEELAEADQLTIRLAYNLFTQKPKQEKEDFLNWTANSQYKQGTDYFRHNGAGEMLVFSAADFEDFRQPRPELEAGMEDDLEEVVRILAQNRWPWRMHATYDETISRALDVFEKVNKDTPLAGLNWFFDHAETISERSIERVAALGGGVAVQHRMAYQGEYFVEQYGARAAEATPPVKRMLEMGVKTSAGTDATRVASYNPWVSLSWLVTGRTVGGLQLTPQRNCLDREQALRMWTENVTWFSNEEGKKGRIEVGQLADLVLPDRDFFACPESDIADTSALLTVVGGKVVYGAGDFAQFDEAQLPPAMPDWSPVRRYGGYGAWGAKDSGPLQAMARQAAAACACASACNVHGHAHGGAWNAQLPTSDAKSFWGALGCACWAV
- a CDS encoding MFS transporter, which produces MADTKNPSAAGSFAALRQPVFAVLWAATVLGNTGSFMRDVASSWLVTDLSASPTAVALIQTAATLPIFLLAIPAGVLSDILDRRRFLIFVQLVLASVSGTLLLLSHTGALTVEYLIALTFIGGIGAALMGPTWQSIVPELVPRADLKGAVALNSLGINIARAIGPAAGGLILASFGAAAAYGLDVLSYVFVIGALLWWKRPKAVDSGLSENFVGAFRAGLRYTWASQELHRVLLRAAVFFLFASAVWALLPLVARQMLGGTAGFYGVMLGAVGAGAIAGALVMPHLRRWLDADGLVLLASVVSAAVMGALVFAPPQWLAVVLMLLLGMGWITALTTFNSVAQAILPNWVRGRGLAVYLTVFNGALAAGSLGWGLLARAIGLPWALAASAAGLVIVALLFHRARLPSGEADLQPSNHWPEPLLGEPVAHDRGPVMIQITYQVRAENRPAFLAAIRRLSQERLRDGAYAWGVMEHSAESEQIMEWFLVASWAEHLRQHQRVSKADADLQGEVLQWHSGPDRPQVQHFLALAR
- a CDS encoding ankyrin repeat domain-containing protein, which produces MRNPQPANSTGMHAPPSSPCIEGMRRPRPSTEEDDDVVTVKRSYLPADALEQDAAQPLLSASGQWSPSATAQTRNSAPAADVEWQQVLNEVLAHAVETHDRHGVTIMLNRGADVNFVDPLTADTPLLLAMDNLDAGMTELLLASGADPNLVDPISGNTPLMVALFEQNPIAAGLLVAYGADEDLANPRNGQTAWLIAQRHGYGQELGTLLAQRQSCEEQSDSDSDSGPQPLPVRADGQDNALPLPGAVNGCEIDGTDTCEILQETYAEVHVTVTCPAVSSDSTDTASPGHLYAYLLGALSAPWQTYPA
- a CDS encoding MBL fold metallo-hydrolase — encoded protein: MKPLSQRTLSLCLLAGIASLYGCGGTAKQVAAPSEATVAAHVHAATRAAGTDLGEVLTLCKPAPAARAGQEDMEKGLRALIGKPAPPPGRAFDNLYFVGGDWSSAWAIDTSEGIILIDALNTPMEAATLIEGGLRKQGLDPARIRYIIVSHGHGDHYGGAPYLAQKYGARVVMSDLDWTMTETRLEFATPIWGAPPKRDISVKDGDRITLGNTSVTLHVIPGHTWGTLASVFDVAWQGKTHRVLLWGGTGFNFGKDIPRLEAYGASTQRMASLSRSEGIDVMLSNHSRMDGSQAKLEKLRQDPGTPANPFVIGQSTVERTLTVMNQCALAQRDRFALMP